One genomic region from Argentina anserina chromosome 2, drPotAnse1.1, whole genome shotgun sequence encodes:
- the LOC126783838 gene encoding metalloendoproteinase 5-MMP-like, whose product MAANSYSTFTFLLVLMGALLPLLTESRQLHTAKAAIGVDELRTYLTAFGYLSKGSTTDEQQQQHLLESALKTYQRTYKLKVTGKLDSDTMELLSTPRCGVPDHNLINGTTQKGSHQALYKLGSTLWPPTMYHLPYLISQGDIPAIGYDALAQAAAQAFAIWAAVSNFTFTEVGLDKPYNLDLSFRLGEHGDGEPFDGPHGVLAHAFSPTRGLLHFDADENWSLAPKPDQIDLVYTALHEIGHLLGLAHSENPDAVMYATIKPGAHSRVLHADDIAAIHAMYS is encoded by the coding sequence ATGGCAGCAAATAGCTATAGTACTTTTAcctttcttcttgttcttatgGGAGCTTTACTCCCCCTCCTAACTGAGTCCCGCCAGCTGCATACGGCCAAGGCGGCAATAGGCGTTGATGAGCTTAGAACCTACCTTACAGCTTTTGGATATCTTTCCAAGGGCTCCACCACTGATgaacagcagcagcaacacCTCTTAGAATCTGCACTAAAGACGTACCAAAGAACCTACAAGTTAAAGGTTACTGGCAAGCTGGATTCCGACACAATGGAACTGCTAAGCACGCCGCGATGTGGAGTGCCtgatcataatctcatcaatGGTACTACTCAAAAGGGTTCCCATCAAGCCCTCTATAAACTCGGATCTACATTATGGCCACCCACAATGTACCATCTCCCATACTTAATCTCCCAAGGAGATATTCCCGCCATAGGATACGACGCTTTGGCTCAAGCAGCTGCTCAAGCATTTGCAATATGGGCTGCAGTTTCCAACTTTACATTTACAGAAGTCGGACTAGATAAACCCTATAACCTTGACCTTAGCTTTCGACTTGGTGAGCATGGAGATGGCGAACCCTTTGATGGTCCACATGGGGTATTAGCGCATGCTTTCTCCCCCACGCGTGGACTTCTGCATTTTGATGCAGATGAGAATTGGAGTTTGGCACCAAAACCGGACCAGATTGACTTGGTATACACAGCTCTACATGAAATAGGTCATCTTCTTGGACTTGCTCACAGTGAGAATCCTGATGCAGTAATGTATGCTACCATAAAGCCAGGTGCTCACTCGAGGGTTTTGCACGCCGATGATATTGCTGCTATACATGCTATGTACTCTTAA